A single region of the Prochlorococcus marinus str. MIT 0917 genome encodes:
- a CDS encoding DUF1818 family protein — MIKREGPGWRIFRDSSRDNFSILIGGENWAIELNESEWENLVMVVIDLSDQYQSVKEQLMGDEDITLELERSPWLAILKGDQYGWNLRLILSSSGLFNRGAEVYWPKNVTNYVANAMRTMWDSGYL; from the coding sequence GTGATCAAAAGAGAAGGTCCGGGTTGGAGAATATTTAGAGATTCATCAAGAGATAACTTTTCTATTCTTATAGGAGGAGAAAATTGGGCAATTGAGTTAAATGAATCTGAGTGGGAAAATCTAGTTATGGTAGTAATAGATTTGTCTGACCAATACCAATCAGTGAAAGAACAATTAATGGGCGATGAGGATATAACTTTGGAATTAGAACGTAGTCCTTGGTTGGCGATTTTGAAAGGTGATCAATATGGATGGAACCTTAGATTGATCTTGAGCTCTAGTGGTTTATTCAATCGAGGAGCAGAGGTTTATTGGCCTAAAAATGTGACTAACTATGTTGCTAATGCAATGAGAACTATGTGGGATTCAGGCTATTTGTGA
- a CDS encoding DNA-directed RNA polymerase subunit omega — translation MIKSGSGVNSKDLAKRGESLIRHSTNRYLTTVRIAFRAKQRRFDDFDGLLEESTVKPVQRAIIELSDEQDQPDLLPG, via the coding sequence GTGATCAAGTCAGGTTCAGGAGTTAATTCCAAGGATTTAGCTAAAAGAGGTGAGAGTCTCATAAGACATTCCACTAATCGCTATCTCACTACTGTGCGTATTGCTTTTAGAGCAAAGCAAAGAAGATTTGATGATTTTGACGGACTCTTAGAAGAATCAACAGTCAAGCCAGTACAAAGAGCCATAATTGAACTAAGTGATGAACAAGATCAGCCTGATCTTCTACCTGGATAG
- a CDS encoding Hsp70 family protein, producing MEKNKIDQFENIHLPKINTNDCGTLAIDLGSSTTVVVFQKENGQPPELLDLPPISRAPGEIPSLICKSSEKEALYLIGQEIIDLDLINKKEYNLSQDFKRWIGSTENEPIYDSIISPEKAGEILIHNIWEKVSEKFNIKRLVLTAPVDTYREYRNWLINVCNSLEVKEIALVDEPTAAAMGAGLEPGSTLLVLDFGGSTIDMSIVALEGGEGQASPIAQLVRFDGNNLEGKSKQVLRTAKVLGKSGIRLGGKDIDRWISHHLLPEEKPTNSILRKAEELKCELSNINIKDTLVITKQVQNNKNEEKSLRLSKKGLEELLIEKGLLKSIEKLFKQTINVAKRNSFEIKDLDSVVLVGGGSRIPLIKNYLCEICNSIPFLTPPPIEAIALGALNLTPGVQVKDVLNKGVSLRCWNKKNEKYIWHPLFLPGQTWPTNKPLEIILAASINNQLSIDLIIGEPQEEGSNEVIYIDGLPTLKEIESKDKINKINNTIISIPLEPPGEIGQDCMRLIFNINENCQLEVEGIDLRNHNAVQSEILGEIR from the coding sequence ATGGAAAAAAATAAAATCGATCAATTCGAAAATATCCATCTACCTAAAATAAATACAAATGATTGTGGAACATTAGCCATTGATTTAGGGAGTTCAACAACAGTAGTTGTTTTTCAAAAAGAAAATGGTCAACCTCCTGAACTTTTAGATCTACCTCCGATCAGCAGAGCTCCTGGAGAGATACCAAGTTTAATTTGTAAATCATCAGAAAAAGAAGCATTGTATTTAATTGGCCAAGAAATTATAGATTTAGATCTCATTAATAAAAAAGAATACAACTTAAGTCAAGATTTTAAAAGATGGATAGGATCTACCGAAAACGAACCTATATATGACTCGATAATCTCCCCAGAAAAAGCAGGAGAGATTTTAATTCACAATATTTGGGAAAAAGTGTCGGAGAAGTTTAACATCAAAAGACTAGTATTAACTGCCCCAGTAGATACATATAGAGAATATAGAAATTGGTTAATCAATGTATGTAATTCCTTAGAAGTAAAAGAAATTGCATTGGTTGATGAACCTACTGCTGCTGCAATGGGAGCTGGACTAGAACCTGGATCAACATTACTTGTTTTAGATTTTGGAGGAAGCACAATTGATATGTCAATTGTTGCTTTAGAGGGAGGAGAAGGGCAAGCTTCACCAATTGCTCAACTTGTCAGATTTGATGGCAATAATTTAGAAGGAAAAAGTAAACAAGTTCTTCGCACAGCAAAAGTTCTAGGGAAGTCAGGGATTAGGTTAGGTGGAAAAGATATAGACAGATGGATATCTCATCATTTATTACCAGAAGAGAAACCAACCAATTCAATCTTGAGAAAGGCAGAGGAACTAAAATGTGAATTAAGCAACATAAATATAAAAGATACATTGGTTATTACAAAACAAGTACAAAATAATAAAAATGAAGAAAAGTCTTTAAGACTATCTAAAAAAGGACTTGAAGAATTACTTATAGAGAAAGGACTCCTTAAAAGTATTGAAAAGCTTTTCAAACAAACAATTAATGTAGCCAAACGAAATTCATTTGAAATAAAAGATCTTGATAGTGTTGTCTTAGTTGGAGGAGGATCTCGAATACCTTTAATTAAAAATTATTTATGTGAGATCTGTAATTCTATTCCTTTTTTGACCCCTCCCCCTATTGAAGCAATTGCATTGGGAGCATTAAATCTTACACCAGGTGTGCAAGTAAAAGATGTTCTTAATAAAGGGGTAAGTCTTAGATGCTGGAATAAAAAAAATGAAAAGTACATATGGCACCCGCTTTTTCTGCCAGGTCAAACATGGCCAACAAATAAACCGTTAGAAATAATTTTAGCTGCAAGTATAAATAATCAATTAAGCATAGATTTAATTATTGGAGAACCTCAGGAAGAAGGCTCAAATGAAGTTATTTATATTGATGGATTACCCACTTTAAAAGAAATAGAATCTAAAGATAAAATAAACAAGATAAATAATACTATTATTTCAATTCCTCTGGAGCCTCCTGGTGAAATTGGTCAAGATTGTATGAGATTAATTTTCAATATTAATGAAAATTGTCAACTTGAAGTTGAAGGTATCGATTTAAGAAATCATAATGCAGTGCAAAGTGAAATTCTTGGTGAAATCAGATAA